A part of Olleya sp. Bg11-27 genomic DNA contains:
- a CDS encoding diacylglycerol/lipid kinase family protein, which translates to MSTKKAFFVIINPVSGNGKGKKIWKNIHPKLHQNYTIEFGFTTHINHEIELTKTALKKGFKHFIIIGGDGTLNKFITGVFSQNLVDSKDITFGVIAIGTGNDWIKTHNIPKHPTKALQTIINGTTDTQDVGCLTYLKPDLPNTYFINLCGIGFDGLVVNIVNNNRTFGKFTYIFGALKALFLFKLFKTTVTLDLKSKSYDSCFMIQLGICKYTGSGMQLTKQPNPKDGLFDISIATGFTKWDIVKNIISLFNGNIVFHKKIETYKTNHLQLSFNQQAPNSQADGEQIETKDMNVSMHPKAIRFYC; encoded by the coding sequence ATGTCTACAAAAAAAGCGTTTTTTGTCATTATTAATCCCGTATCAGGTAATGGAAAAGGCAAAAAAATCTGGAAAAACATACACCCTAAATTACATCAAAACTACACTATTGAATTTGGATTTACCACTCATATCAATCATGAAATTGAGCTAACTAAAACGGCCTTAAAAAAAGGATTTAAGCACTTTATAATTATTGGTGGCGATGGCACCTTAAACAAATTTATTACAGGTGTTTTTAGTCAAAATTTGGTAGACTCCAAAGACATTACATTCGGCGTTATAGCCATAGGTACTGGAAATGATTGGATAAAAACTCATAACATTCCTAAACACCCAACCAAGGCATTACAGACCATAATTAACGGAACAACCGACACTCAAGATGTTGGCTGCCTCACGTATTTAAAACCCGATTTACCCAACACCTATTTTATAAATCTCTGCGGTATTGGTTTTGATGGTTTAGTTGTTAACATCGTTAACAATAATAGAACATTTGGCAAATTCACCTATATATTTGGCGCTTTAAAAGCCTTATTCCTTTTTAAACTATTTAAGACTACAGTAACACTAGATTTAAAATCCAAATCATACGACTCTTGCTTCATGATTCAGTTAGGTATTTGTAAATATACAGGTTCTGGTATGCAACTTACAAAACAACCAAATCCAAAAGATGGACTATTTGATATATCTATAGCTACTGGTTTTACTAAGTGGGATATTGTAAAAAATATAATTAGTCTTTTTAATGGTAATATTGTGTTTCATAAAAAAATAGAAACCTATAAAACTAACCATTTACAACTTAGCTTTAACCAACAAGCACCTAACAGTCAGGCCGATGGTGAGCAAATAGAAACAAAGGACATGAATGTCTCCATGCACCCAAAAGCGATTCGTTTTTATTGTTAA
- a CDS encoding ATP-binding protein, giving the protein MLFSDILGLNHIKKHLTISADNGRIPHAQLFVGPEGSGTLPMAIAYAQYVLCKNTSGENAGENAVCNTKFNNFSHPDLHFAFPVTTTDKVKKHPVSSAFLEEWRQLLKEQPYGNLFDWYKLLGVDNKQGQIGVDEALDIVKALSLKSYEGGYKIMLIWMAEKMNTQAANKLLKLIEEPPNNTVFILIAEDEEQIINTIRSRCQIIHFPPLAENDIKAGITKQFKLDEATATKIAHQANGNYNKACDLVFHDTEDDQFEQWFIFWIRAAFKAKGNKAAIHDLIGWSEDIAKTGRETQKQFLNFCLDFFRQAMLLNYGAEELVYFETKSKGFDLSKFAPFVHNNNIMDISNELNDAIYHIERNGNSKIILTDLSIKLTRLLHAKQD; this is encoded by the coding sequence ATGCTTTTTAGTGATATTTTAGGATTAAATCATATTAAAAAACACTTAACTATAAGTGCAGACAATGGTCGTATACCACACGCTCAACTATTTGTTGGTCCTGAAGGTTCGGGTACATTGCCCATGGCCATTGCCTACGCACAATACGTTTTGTGTAAAAATACCAGTGGAGAAAACGCCGGAGAGAATGCCGTTTGTAACACTAAATTCAATAATTTTTCTCATCCAGACTTGCATTTTGCTTTTCCAGTTACAACCACAGATAAGGTCAAAAAGCACCCTGTATCTTCTGCTTTTTTAGAAGAATGGAGGCAGTTGTTAAAAGAACAACCGTACGGTAACTTATTTGATTGGTACAAACTTCTAGGCGTAGATAACAAACAGGGCCAAATTGGTGTTGACGAAGCTTTAGACATTGTTAAAGCCTTAAGCTTAAAATCTTACGAAGGTGGTTATAAAATCATGCTGATTTGGATGGCAGAAAAAATGAATACGCAAGCAGCAAACAAATTGCTGAAGCTTATTGAAGAACCACCAAATAACACCGTTTTTATCTTAATTGCGGAAGATGAAGAGCAAATAATTAATACTATTAGATCGCGTTGTCAAATTATACATTTTCCACCATTGGCAGAAAATGATATTAAAGCAGGGATCACAAAACAGTTTAAACTTGATGAAGCTACAGCAACAAAAATTGCGCATCAAGCCAATGGGAATTATAATAAAGCTTGCGATTTAGTTTTTCACGACACAGAAGACGATCAGTTCGAGCAATGGTTTATATTCTGGATTCGCGCCGCTTTTAAAGCCAAAGGGAACAAAGCAGCTATCCACGATTTAATTGGTTGGAGTGAGGATATTGCTAAAACAGGACGAGAAACACAGAAACAATTTCTAAATTTTTGTTTAGATTTTTTCAGACAAGCCATGTTACTTAATTATGGCGCAGAAGAACTCGTCTATTTTGAAACAAAAAGTAAAGGTTTTGACCTTTCTAAATTTGCTCCTTTTGTTCATAATAACAACATCATGGATATTTCTAACGAATTAAATGATGCCATTTACCATATTGAACGAAACGGGAATTCGAAAATTATTCTAACTGATTTAAGTATAAAGCTAACACGATTGCTTCACGCGAAACAGGATTAA
- a CDS encoding phosphoglycerate kinase has protein sequence MKTLNDFNFKNKKALIRVDFNVPLDGDFKVTDATRIEAAKPTIIKILEDGGSCILMSHLGRPKGVQDQFSLRHIANKVEDIIGVETEFVSDCVGEEAEKAAANLEPGKILILENLRFHEEETKGDVAFAEKLSKLGDIYVNDAFGTAHRAHASTTVIAQFFPEKKCFGYLLEKEIKSIDKVMKTGEKPVLAVLGGAKVSSKITIIENILDKVDHLIIGGGMTFTFIKAQGGSVGDSICEDDKMELALDILKQAKAKNVQIHLPVDVLAANAFSNDAETQVMDVTKIPEGWQGLDAGPKSIQMFHDVVLQCKTILWNGPLGVFEMETFAKGTIALGDAIAEATKNGAFSLVGGGDSVAAVKQFGFEHKVSYVSTGGGAMLESLEGKTLPGIAAILE, from the coding sequence ATGAAGACACTTAACGATTTTAATTTTAAAAATAAAAAAGCTTTAATTCGTGTAGATTTTAATGTCCCTTTAGATGGGGATTTTAAAGTTACAGATGCGACTAGAATAGAAGCTGCAAAACCAACAATTATAAAGATTTTGGAAGATGGAGGAAGCTGTATTTTAATGTCTCATTTAGGAAGGCCTAAAGGCGTGCAAGATCAATTTTCTTTAAGACACATAGCTAACAAAGTAGAAGATATTATTGGTGTAGAAACTGAGTTTGTATCTGATTGTGTTGGTGAAGAGGCAGAGAAGGCTGCAGCAAACCTAGAACCAGGTAAAATCTTGATTTTAGAAAACCTACGTTTTCATGAAGAAGAAACTAAAGGAGATGTCGCTTTCGCGGAAAAATTGTCCAAATTAGGAGATATTTACGTTAATGATGCATTTGGAACGGCACACAGAGCACACGCTTCTACAACCGTAATTGCACAGTTTTTTCCAGAAAAAAAATGCTTTGGTTATTTATTAGAAAAAGAAATAAAGAGTATTGATAAGGTAATGAAAACAGGAGAAAAACCAGTTTTAGCTGTACTTGGTGGTGCTAAAGTATCTTCTAAAATTACTATAATTGAAAATATTTTAGACAAAGTAGATCACTTAATTATTGGTGGTGGTATGACGTTTACTTTTATTAAGGCACAAGGCGGAAGTGTTGGAGATTCTATTTGTGAAGATGACAAAATGGAACTAGCATTAGATATTTTAAAGCAAGCAAAAGCTAAAAACGTACAAATACACCTTCCAGTGGATGTACTAGCGGCAAATGCATTTAGTAACGACGCAGAAACCCAAGTTATGGATGTGACTAAAATACCAGAGGGATGGCAAGGTTTGGATGCCGGTCCAAAATCTATTCAAATGTTTCATGATGTCGTGCTACAATGTAAAACGATACTTTGGAATGGACCTTTAGGTGTTTTTGAAATGGAGACCTTTGCAAAAGGAACAATCGCTTTAGGAGACGCTATTGCAGAAGCAACTAAAAATGGGGCGTTTTCTTTAGTTGGTGGAGGTGACTCTGTTGCTGCTGTAAAACAGTTTGGATTTGAACACAAAGTTAGCTACGTAAGTACAGGTGGTGGGGCAATGTTAGAAAGCTTAGAAGGAAAAACACTTCCAGGTATTGCAGCTATTTTAGAATAA
- a CDS encoding lytic transglycosylase domain-containing protein, producing MHQVKIYTTVLSMIFGLSFGLAQDTIQQTRLRQDQLEQGQDYVIDTIIDGQAYFKKTVKPIDLVELPKVLQDHEFAADIDKKWMEELYSNTLYDTIYRDVSGLKYHAVDYPELTTDTLKARLQRLNARTPFNVEYNPGLESVIKSFLKNRHNSFERLMGLSNYYFPMFERELDNYDIPLEMKYLAIVESALKPRARSRVGATGLWQFMFATGKEYGLDVSSYVDERSDPIKATIAASQYLSKLYKLFGDWDLALAAYNSGPGNVSKAIRRSGGYQNYWNIRPNLPRETAGYVPAFLATMYIFEYAKEHGFVQHRPEFHLIETDTIHVKQMITLDQVSEYTGVEVETLQFLNPAYKLDVIPFIEGKNYTLRLPRSIMGAFVNNEDQLYAQAKAELDKREKPLPQFQDSETKTRYRVQQGDYLGKIARKFGVRVSQIKQWNGLRSNNLKIGQRLTIYPRNGVPVSRSKGSASSRKSTKPVNGKRYTVQQGDSLWSISQKFTGVSVQNIRDWNDISGTRLKPGMKLIVSRG from the coding sequence ATGCATCAAGTTAAAATATATACTACTGTCTTGTCAATGATTTTTGGATTAAGTTTTGGTTTAGCCCAGGATACGATCCAACAAACTAGATTAAGGCAGGATCAATTAGAACAAGGACAAGATTATGTTATCGATACTATAATCGATGGTCAAGCCTATTTTAAAAAGACGGTTAAACCTATTGATTTAGTCGAGCTTCCAAAGGTCTTACAGGACCATGAGTTTGCTGCCGATATAGATAAAAAGTGGATGGAAGAGTTGTATAGTAACACGCTATATGACACCATTTATAGAGATGTTTCCGGATTAAAATACCATGCAGTGGACTATCCAGAGTTAACAACAGACACTTTAAAAGCAAGGCTTCAGCGTTTAAATGCTAGAACACCTTTTAATGTAGAATATAACCCTGGTTTAGAAAGTGTAATTAAATCTTTTTTAAAAAACCGTCATAATTCTTTTGAACGTTTAATGGGACTAAGTAATTACTACTTTCCTATGTTTGAACGTGAGTTAGATAACTATGATATTCCGTTAGAAATGAAATATCTTGCGATAGTAGAGTCGGCTTTAAAACCACGGGCACGCTCTAGAGTTGGGGCAACAGGTTTATGGCAATTTATGTTCGCCACAGGAAAAGAATATGGCTTAGATGTTAGTAGTTATGTGGATGAACGTAGCGACCCTATAAAGGCAACCATTGCGGCATCACAATACTTATCTAAACTGTATAAATTATTTGGGGATTGGGATTTAGCGTTAGCCGCTTATAACTCAGGACCTGGTAACGTAAGTAAGGCTATTAGACGCTCTGGAGGTTATCAGAATTATTGGAATATTAGACCAAATTTGCCACGTGAAACAGCAGGTTATGTTCCTGCATTTTTAGCAACAATGTACATTTTTGAATATGCTAAGGAGCATGGATTTGTGCAGCACAGACCTGAGTTTCATTTGATAGAAACGGATACCATCCATGTGAAGCAAATGATTACTCTAGATCAGGTGTCAGAGTATACAGGTGTGGAGGTTGAGACACTTCAGTTTTTAAACCCAGCGTACAAATTAGATGTTATTCCTTTTATTGAAGGTAAAAATTACACCTTACGCTTACCTAGAAGTATTATGGGGGCTTTTGTTAACAACGAAGACCAATTATATGCTCAGGCTAAAGCCGAACTGGATAAACGTGAAAAACCATTACCTCAGTTCCAAGATTCAGAGACTAAAACAAGGTATAGAGTGCAACAGGGCGATTATCTAGGTAAGATTGCTAGAAAATTTGGTGTTAGGGTTAGTCAAATTAAACAATGGAATGGCTTACGTAGTAATAACTTAAAAATTGGACAACGATTAACTATTTATCCTAGAAATGGGGTGCCAGTAAGTCGATCAAAAGGCTCAGCTTCATCAAGAAAAAGTACTAAGCCAGTAAATGGAAAGCGTTACACAGTACAACAAGGTGATAGTCTTTGGAGTATTTCTCAAAAGTTTACAGGAGTTTCTGTTCAAAATATTAGAGATTGGAACGATATTAGTGGCACTAGATTGAAACCTGGAATGAAATTAATCGTTTCTAGAGGATAA
- a CDS encoding DUF4837 family protein, protein MKKIAVLFLLLGTVLSCNEGSKGNQRLIPKSSGNLYNVNVVIDNELWKGRVGDVVRDVLTTVVLGLPQPEPMFDINQMPPQVFSGFAAQNRIVLKIEKSEEAGFEIATDAFARPQKLIIVKGQDNNQIIELVEANKDKILETFKNQEIEARQSLTSKSPHVNNNIEKVLGVKLKFPSVYRIAKEDSTFFWVRKNLTTGTNNFMVYQIPLNAIDKEGDIIQQVIRIRDSIGEKYVPGPLDGSYMKTEEAYTPFMINTIVDNKPTYEVRGTWDIKGTFNAGPFLNFMVEDKMNNRYIVLEGFTFAPSVGKRNYVLELESIIKSLSVNK, encoded by the coding sequence ATGAAAAAAATCGCTGTATTATTTTTATTGTTAGGCACAGTTTTATCGTGTAATGAAGGATCAAAGGGTAATCAACGTTTGATTCCTAAATCGTCAGGAAACTTATACAATGTTAATGTTGTTATAGATAACGAACTTTGGAAAGGGAGAGTGGGTGATGTGGTAAGAGATGTTTTGACGACAGTTGTATTAGGTTTGCCACAACCTGAACCTATGTTTGATATTAATCAAATGCCACCACAAGTGTTTTCTGGTTTTGCGGCGCAAAACAGGATTGTTTTAAAAATAGAGAAAAGTGAGGAGGCTGGGTTTGAAATAGCTACGGATGCGTTTGCTAGACCTCAGAAACTAATAATTGTAAAAGGACAAGATAACAATCAAATTATTGAGCTTGTAGAAGCGAATAAGGATAAAATATTGGAAACCTTTAAAAACCAGGAGATCGAGGCACGTCAAAGCTTAACTAGTAAATCACCTCATGTTAATAATAATATAGAGAAGGTGTTAGGCGTAAAGCTTAAGTTTCCATCTGTGTATAGAATAGCAAAAGAGGATAGTACTTTCTTTTGGGTTAGAAAAAACTTAACAACAGGAACTAATAACTTTATGGTGTATCAAATTCCCTTAAACGCTATAGATAAGGAAGGAGACATCATCCAACAAGTTATCAGGATCAGAGATAGTATTGGTGAAAAATATGTACCAGGACCACTTGATGGTTCTTATATGAAGACTGAAGAGGCGTATACACCTTTTATGATCAATACTATCGTAGATAATAAACCAACTTATGAAGTGAGAGGAACTTGGGATATTAAAGGAACTTTTAACGCAGGACCTTTTTTAAATTTTATGGTAGAGGATAAAATGAATAACCGTTATATCGTTTTAGAAGGCTTTACGTTTGCACCATCAGTAGGGAAACGTAATTATGTTTTAGAGTTGGAGTCTATCATTAAGTCTTTAAGCGTTAATAAATAA
- the tatA gene encoding twin-arginine translocase TatA/TatE family subunit: MISASIFLGMVGPWQIAIVVVLVLLLFGGKKIPELMRGLGSGIKEFKDASKEEENEDKK, from the coding sequence ATGATTTCAGCAAGTATATTTTTAGGAATGGTTGGACCTTGGCAAATCGCAATAGTAGTGGTTTTAGTCTTATTATTATTTGGAGGAAAGAAAATCCCTGAATTAATGCGTGGTCTAGGTAGCGGTATTAAAGAGTTTAAAGACGCTAGTAAAGAAGAAGAAAACGAAGATAAAAAGTAA
- a CDS encoding M23 family metallopeptidase, with product METPEKKSKKIKKKLLHRYRLIILNEDTFEERLSLNLTRLNVFVLGTLFAILLIMFTTVLIAFTPLKEYIPGYSSTSLKKKAVQLNFKTDSLQRVIDLNDKYFTSIKQVLKGEISTVQFNKDSIIQAAKLEASQVDLNPIREDSLLRQKVDKEDKYNLFETAKSRASFVLFPPANGTISENYNSKTRHYAVDIVLADETPIKATADGTVIFAEWTAQTGFVIILEHSYGLISVYKHNASLNKSQGDLVKAGEVIAASGNTGELTTGPHLHFELWSDGYSVNPTNFIDFK from the coding sequence ATGGAAACACCCGAAAAAAAATCTAAAAAAATTAAGAAGAAGTTACTGCATAGGTATCGTTTGATTATTTTGAATGAAGATACTTTTGAAGAACGATTATCTCTTAATTTGACGCGTCTTAACGTGTTTGTTCTAGGGACATTATTTGCAATATTATTAATAATGTTCACTACTGTTTTGATTGCATTTACGCCATTAAAAGAATATATTCCAGGATACTCTTCTACATCACTTAAAAAGAAAGCGGTCCAATTAAATTTTAAAACGGATTCTTTACAGCGCGTCATTGATTTAAACGACAAATATTTCACTTCAATTAAGCAAGTATTAAAGGGCGAAATCAGTACTGTTCAATTTAATAAAGATTCTATTATTCAAGCAGCAAAACTGGAAGCTAGTCAAGTCGATTTAAATCCAATACGGGAAGATTCGTTATTACGTCAAAAAGTAGATAAAGAGGATAAGTACAATTTATTTGAAACAGCAAAGTCTAGAGCTAGTTTTGTCCTGTTTCCACCTGCAAATGGTACTATTAGTGAAAATTATAATAGTAAAACAAGACATTATGCTGTGGATATTGTTTTAGCAGATGAGACGCCAATAAAGGCAACAGCAGATGGTACTGTGATTTTTGCGGAATGGACAGCACAGACAGGCTTTGTTATTATTTTAGAACATAGTTATGGATTGATCTCGGTGTACAAGCATAATGCTTCATTAAATAAAAGCCAAGGGGATTTAGTCAAGGCGGGAGAGGTTATTGCTGCTTCAGGAAATACGGGAGAATTAACGACAGGGCCACATTTACATTTTGAGTTATGGAGCGATGGCTATTCAGTAAACCCAACTAATTTTATAGATTTTAAATAA